A region from the Campylobacter blaseri genome encodes:
- a CDS encoding ATP phosphoribosyltransferase regulatory subunit, giving the protein MRADLEHEIPNGSRLYFSDTADLKRELESFMANLFKSYKFEEILTPYFSYHQNLSVKDEELLTFFDSTNHKIFLRADSTVDVVRIILRRIKSKEYKRIFYIQPVFKYPNYEFYQMGAELIDERNLYLGIEIAAKFFNEFNIKSDLQISNIEIPKLICKILDIPISIFEKGDIYAILKLNINWLNELAKLTDIKDLNKVKDVVPDELKEPLNLIEELANKSSFKNIKLAPLYYSKMRYYDKLFFRFLSGNSILCSGGDYEIDGLESSGFAIMTDSVLENILENKDMQ; this is encoded by the coding sequence ATGAGAGCTGACTTAGAACATGAAATTCCAAATGGTTCAAGGCTGTATTTTAGTGATACAGCAGATTTAAAAAGAGAGCTTGAGTCTTTTATGGCAAATCTTTTTAAAAGTTATAAATTTGAAGAGATATTAACTCCATATTTTTCTTACCATCAAAATTTGAGTGTTAAAGATGAAGAACTTCTAACTTTTTTTGACTCAACTAACCATAAAATTTTTCTAAGAGCAGATAGTACTGTGGATGTTGTTAGAATTATTTTGCGAAGAATTAAAAGCAAAGAATATAAAAGGATATTTTATATACAACCTGTTTTCAAATACCCAAATTATGAATTTTATCAAATGGGTGCAGAATTGATTGATGAGCGTAATTTGTATCTAGGCATAGAGATTGCGGCTAAGTTTTTTAATGAATTTAATATTAAAAGTGATTTGCAAATTAGTAATATTGAAATCCCAAAATTAATATGCAAAATTTTAGATATTCCTATCTCTATTTTTGAAAAAGGTGATATATATGCTATTTTAAAGCTAAATATTAATTGGCTAAATGAACTTGCCAAACTTACAGACATTAAGGATTTAAATAAGGTTAAAGATGTTGTTCCAGATGAATTAAAAGAGCCATTAAATTTGATAGAGGAGTTAGCAAATAAAAGCAGTTTTAAAAATATTAAATTAGCACCACTTTATTATTCTAAAATGCGCTATTATGATAAGTTATTTTTTAGATTTTTAAGTGGAAATTCAATACTGTGTAGTGGTGGGGATTATGAGATAGATGGTCTTGAATCTAGTGGTTTTGCTATAATGACAGACTCAGTTTTGGAAAATATATTAGAAAATAAGGATATGCAATGA
- a CDS encoding adenylosuccinate synthase, which produces MSRVDMIVGAQWGDEGKGKIVDMLSCEYDYVCRSAGGHNAGHTIVIDGKKYALHLVPSGVLNKNIINIIGNGVVVNPSVVIEELKQFENLEGRFYISDKAHLNLEYHALIDCANEKRKGDEAIGTTGKGIGPSYAEKVSRVGHRVIELLDPEKLCESLFVNFERNKYVFKTLNIEIPKKEDVLKNLKKYKEALSPYITDTTKMIWDAIDADKKILLEGAQGTLLDLDHGTYPYVTSSSTIAAGACVGVGLNPKQVGEVIGILKAYTTRVGHGPFPTEDFSEYGEKMCEVGKEYGTTTGRKRRCGWFDAVAAKHAGKINGIDKFALMKLDVLDGFDKIKFCVAYELENGEKIDYFPTIIDKVKPIYEEIDGWDSVVGINKYEDLPKNAKLYIEKIEKLTGVKVGYVSTSPERNDTIIR; this is translated from the coding sequence ATGAGTAGAGTAGATATGATTGTAGGTGCACAATGGGGTGATGAGGGTAAAGGCAAGATTGTTGATATGCTTTCATGTGAATACGACTATGTTTGTAGAAGTGCAGGTGGACATAATGCTGGACATACTATAGTTATAGATGGAAAAAAATATGCACTTCATTTAGTACCAAGTGGTGTTTTAAATAAAAATATTATTAACATAATAGGAAATGGGGTTGTTGTAAATCCAAGTGTTGTAATAGAAGAGTTAAAACAGTTCGAAAATTTAGAAGGAAGATTTTATATAAGCGATAAGGCTCATTTAAATTTAGAATATCACGCTTTAATAGACTGTGCAAATGAGAAACGCAAAGGTGATGAGGCTATAGGCACAACAGGAAAAGGTATAGGTCCAAGTTATGCTGAGAAAGTTAGCAGGGTAGGACATAGAGTCATTGAGCTTTTAGATCCAGAAAAACTTTGCGAAAGCCTGTTTGTAAATTTTGAAAGAAATAAATATGTTTTTAAAACTTTAAATATTGAAATTCCAAAAAAAGAAGATGTTTTAAAAAATCTTAAAAAATATAAGGAAGCTTTAAGCCCATACATTACGGATACTACTAAGATGATATGGGATGCTATAGATGCTGATAAAAAAATACTTCTAGAAGGCGCTCAGGGTACATTGCTAGATTTAGATCATGGTACTTATCCATATGTTACAAGCTCAAGTACAATTGCAGCGGGAGCTTGCGTTGGAGTAGGTTTAAATCCAAAGCAAGTTGGTGAGGTTATAGGCATACTAAAAGCATATACTACAAGGGTGGGACATGGACCATTTCCTACTGAGGATTTTAGCGAATATGGCGAAAAAATGTGTGAAGTTGGAAAAGAGTATGGAACTACTACAGGGCGTAAAAGAAGATGTGGGTGGTTTGATGCAGTAGCGGCTAAGCATGCTGGAAAAATTAATGGTATAGATAAATTTGCATTAATGAAGCTTGATGTTTTAGACGGCTTTGATAAAATTAAATTTTGCGTAGCATATGAGCTTGAAAATGGAGAAAAAATAGACTATTTTCCTACAATAATTGACAAGGTTAAGCCTATTTATGAAGAAATAGATGGCTGGGATAGCGTTGTTGGTATAAATAAGTATGAAGATTTGCCAAAAAATGCAAAACTATACATAGAAAAAATAGAAAAATTAACAGGTGTCAAGGTTGGATATGTCTCAACAAGCCCAGAAAGAAATGACACTATTATAAGATAG
- a CDS encoding efflux RND transporter permease subunit, with protein MNKIFRFIVACPKTVLSAILILFLFFGFYSTKFQIDASTETLLLENDKDLEIAKSVYERYKTPNFLVIAYTPNSDLLSEKTLKTIRDLSQDLTNLKFVDSVLNLTNVPLLENKEGSISEKAKDIQSLNSLESNKELAKKEFLTSPLYKESLVSKDFKTTSIVVNLKPNTEYNELIKQKDKLFAKKDYKKSELKEINKKIDSFNEGYRKQEHENIISLRNVLSEYKSKTGEEFFLGGINMIADDMVTFVKNDIYTYGIASLIMLIFCLWIFFRQARFVIIPIIICIVSAIIASGLFALLGYKVTVISSNYAALQIIITVSVAIHLVVSYREKSSLYPSRTQKQLVYTTLKDRFLPCFFAIFTTAIGFFSLILSDIKPIISLGTMMSIGISISLVLAFAIFGSIMSLLDKIEIKTNFEKSFKLTTWCANLAIKRKKEILIFFGIVFVAGLYGITFLKVENSFIGYFKDHTEIHKGMVVIDKKLGGTVPFDVVIKFKKDEASFKKSGDDILDSFELEFMEAQNQDQYWFSSEKMRIITKVHDFLASREFVGNVASLGTLLEVGKRMNNGVALNDFMLSVIYNELPSEYKSLILSPYIDIDANEARFAVRTIDSDDRLRRNEFLTSLKKDLNTLLKDDNVEVQISGVMVLYNNMLQSLVGSQINTLGFVVIAILLVFIAIFRSLKFAIIAIVVNIIPLTFVFGVMGLVGIPLDIMSITIAAISIGIGVDDVIHYIHRYRIEKKYKNPEQAVYDSHKSIGYAMQYTSIAIFLGFCVMVASNFWPTIYFGLLVDMVMAFMLISALVFLPVLIIIFSKKNIQNR; from the coding sequence ATGAATAAAATTTTTCGTTTTATAGTAGCTTGTCCAAAAACTGTATTGTCAGCTATTTTAATACTTTTTTTGTTTTTTGGATTTTATAGTACAAAATTTCAAATAGATGCATCCACCGAGACTTTATTGCTTGAAAATGATAAAGACTTGGAGATTGCAAAAAGTGTTTATGAAAGATATAAAACTCCAAATTTTTTAGTTATAGCCTATACTCCAAATTCTGATTTATTAAGTGAAAAAACATTAAAAACCATTAGAGATTTGAGTCAAGATTTAACTAATTTGAAATTTGTTGATAGTGTTTTAAATCTTACAAATGTGCCACTTTTAGAAAATAAAGAGGGCTCTATATCTGAAAAAGCTAAAGATATTCAAAGCCTAAATAGTCTAGAGTCAAACAAAGAGCTTGCTAAAAAAGAGTTTTTAACAAGTCCTTTATATAAAGAAAGCTTGGTTAGTAAGGATTTTAAAACTACATCTATAGTTGTAAATTTAAAACCAAATACAGAATACAACGAGCTTATAAAACAAAAAGATAAACTTTTTGCAAAAAAAGACTATAAAAAATCAGAACTTAAAGAGATAAATAAAAAAATAGACTCTTTTAATGAAGGATATAGAAAACAAGAGCATGAAAACATAATTAGTCTTAGAAATGTTTTATCAGAGTATAAAAGTAAGACAGGCGAGGAATTTTTCCTTGGCGGGATAAATATGATAGCAGATGATATGGTTACATTTGTAAAAAATGATATCTATACATATGGGATTGCTTCTTTAATAATGTTAATTTTTTGTTTGTGGATATTTTTTAGGCAAGCTAGATTTGTAATCATTCCTATTATCATTTGTATTGTTAGTGCTATAATTGCAAGTGGTCTTTTTGCACTGTTAGGATATAAAGTTACAGTTATTAGTTCAAATTATGCAGCATTGCAAATTATAATTACAGTTTCAGTTGCTATACACCTTGTGGTTAGCTATAGAGAAAAAAGTAGCTTATATCCAAGTAGAACACAAAAACAACTCGTGTATACGACCTTAAAAGATAGATTTTTACCATGTTTTTTTGCAATCTTTACTACTGCTATAGGGTTTTTCTCGTTAATACTTAGCGATATAAAGCCTATAATTTCACTTGGAACTATGATGAGTATTGGAATTTCAATCTCGCTAGTTTTAGCATTTGCTATCTTTGGCTCTATAATGAGTCTACTGGATAAGATAGAAATTAAAACTAATTTTGAAAAAAGCTTTAAACTGACTACTTGGTGTGCAAATTTAGCTATAAAAAGAAAAAAAGAAATTCTTATATTTTTTGGTATTGTTTTTGTTGCTGGTTTGTATGGCATAACATTTTTAAAGGTAGAAAATAGCTTTATAGGATACTTTAAAGACCATACTGAAATTCATAAAGGAATGGTGGTTATTGATAAAAAACTTGGAGGAACAGTTCCTTTTGATGTTGTTATAAAATTTAAAAAAGATGAAGCTTCTTTCAAAAAGAGTGGTGATGATATTTTAGACTCTTTTGAGCTTGAATTTATGGAGGCTCAAAATCAAGATCAGTATTGGTTTTCAAGTGAAAAAATGCGTATTATTACTAAAGTTCATGATTTTTTAGCTAGTAGAGAGTTTGTTGGAAATGTGGCATCCTTAGGAACTCTTTTAGAGGTTGGAAAGCGCATGAACAATGGAGTTGCATTAAATGACTTTATGTTATCAGTTATCTATAATGAACTTCCTAGTGAGTATAAAAGTCTTATACTATCACCATATATTGATATAGACGCGAATGAGGCTAGGTTTGCTGTTAGAACAATAGATAGTGATGATAGGCTTAGAAGAAATGAGTTTTTAACAAGCCTTAAAAAAGATCTAAATACTCTTTTAAAAGATGATAATGTTGAAGTTCAAATTAGTGGTGTAATGGTTTTATATAACAATATGCTCCAAAGCCTTGTAGGCTCACAAATTAATACACTTGGCTTTGTTGTTATAGCGATACTGCTAGTATTTATAGCTATATTTAGAAGTTTAAAATTTGCTATTATTGCCATTGTAGTAAATATAATACCGCTTACTTTTGTATTTGGGGTTATGGGACTTGTTGGAATTCCACTTGATATCATGAGTATTACAATAGCAGCTATAAGTATAGGGATTGGGGTAGATGATGTTATACACTACATCCATAGATATAGAATTGAGAAGAAGTATAAAAACCCAGAACAAGCTGTATATGATAGCCATAAAAGCATAGGCTATGCAATGCAATACACATCAATCGCTATATTTTTAGGATTTTGTGTTATGGTAGCAAGTAATTTTTGGCCTACAATTTACTTTGGTCTTTTAGTTGATATGGTTATGGCATTTATGCTTATTTCAGCTTTGGTTTTCTTGCCGGTACTAATAATAATTTTTTCTAAGAAAAATATTCAAAATAGGTAA
- a CDS encoding PAS domain-containing sensor histidine kinase: MDNKTRLEQYQNAIDKSNIVSKTDVEGNITFVNDEFCKISKYSKEELLGANHNIVRHPDVSRKIFEKLWKTILSKKVYKGIIKNLAKDGSVFYLNATVIPILDKNGDIEEFVAIRHDVTEVILLNERLIETKNELKNLNLSLEQKVLEQTKELVKLNKDLEKKVAIEVAKNEEKNKILSQQSKLAAMGEMIANIAHQWRQPLNELSINLFQMKQNINDIENFNDAYEHSKAVIKNMSKTIQDFSDFFKSNKEKELFFVKEAFDDALSMLKCSLIDGQVDVEKNFKDDAKILGFKSELSQAFMNLLSNAMDAMKDLKQADKKIKVFLNKDLEFVEILFFNNGKNIKKEHIDKIFEPYFTTKHPSSGTGLGLYISKTIIENMNGEISFYNTKNGVCFKIKMPINKKEDDEKH, encoded by the coding sequence ATGGATAACAAAACAAGGCTAGAACAATATCAAAATGCGATAGATAAAAGTAATATTGTTTCTAAAACAGATGTTGAAGGCAATATAACTTTTGTAAATGATGAGTTTTGTAAAATTAGCAAGTATTCAAAAGAAGAGCTTTTAGGGGCTAATCACAATATAGTAAGACATCCAGATGTAAGCCGAAAAATATTTGAAAAACTATGGAAAACTATATTGTCTAAAAAAGTATATAAAGGAATTATAAAAAACCTTGCAAAAGATGGAAGTGTTTTTTATCTAAATGCAACTGTAATTCCTATCTTGGATAAAAATGGAGATATTGAAGAGTTCGTAGCTATTAGACACGATGTTACTGAGGTCATACTTTTAAATGAAAGGCTTATTGAAACTAAAAATGAGTTAAAAAATTTGAACTTATCATTAGAACAAAAGGTATTGGAACAGACCAAAGAACTTGTTAAGCTAAATAAAGATTTAGAAAAAAAAGTGGCAATAGAAGTAGCTAAAAACGAAGAGAAAAATAAAATACTATCTCAACAATCAAAGCTTGCAGCAATGGGAGAGATGATAGCAAACATTGCACATCAGTGGAGACAACCTTTAAACGAGCTTAGTATTAATCTGTTTCAAATGAAGCAAAATATTAATGATATAGAAAATTTCAATGATGCTTATGAACATTCAAAAGCAGTTATTAAAAATATGTCAAAAACCATACAGGATTTTAGTGATTTTTTTAAATCAAATAAAGAAAAAGAGCTTTTTTTTGTTAAAGAGGCTTTTGATGATGCTCTGTCTATGTTAAAATGCTCGCTGATTGATGGGCAGGTGGATGTAGAAAAAAACTTTAAAGATGATGCTAAGATATTGGGATTTAAAAGCGAGCTTTCGCAAGCATTTATGAATTTACTATCAAATGCTATGGATGCAATGAAGGATTTAAAGCAAGCTGATAAAAAAATCAAAGTTTTTTTAAATAAAGATTTAGAATTTGTAGAAATTTTATTTTTCAATAATGGAAAAAATATAAAAAAAGAACATATTGATAAAATTTTTGAACCATACTTTACAACTAAACACCCATCAAGTGGAACTGGTCTTGGATTGTATATAAGTAAGACAATCATAGAAAATATGAATGGTGAGATATCGTTTTATAACACAAAAAACGGAGTCTGTTTTAAAATAAAAATGCCAATAAATAAAAAGGAAGATGATGAAAAACACTAA
- a CDS encoding carbamoyl-phosphate synthase domain-containing protein, translated as MDATKVYIYLENDVFLTAKVYEKKGTYLSPLVVNRSMVGYESAIIDPLNANKIIVFSMLEIGIVGINESDRKSDKI; from the coding sequence ATGGACGCCACAAAGGTTTATATCTATCTTGAAAATGATGTTTTTCTTACAGCAAAAGTTTATGAAAAAAAGGGAACATACTTATCTCCACTTGTTGTAAATAGATCGATGGTTGGCTATGAAAGCGCTATAATAGATCCTTTAAATGCCAATAAAATTATAGTTTTTTCTATGCTTGAAATTGGTATAGTTGGAATAAATGAAAGTGATCGCAAAAGTGATAAGATTTAA
- a CDS encoding DUF507 family protein, producing the protein MRIKIPHIPYISRKIGIDMFNSGFMVFNAGIEPVVKVAEEILMADAKAERALDEKANDILDENIEDMNIMQVDKRSMFWMIKRRLAEDSNFILDKEERYNSLSHEILETSWKKDLIDYKVSENKAKNVIYSSIISYLKSYEDIEDIVVEKLDKLAKKLIPGSEDYDMTFEKYYEEELKKRGMF; encoded by the coding sequence ATGCGTATAAAAATACCACATATTCCATATATATCTAGAAAAATAGGCATAGATATGTTTAATTCAGGATTTATGGTCTTTAATGCAGGTATTGAACCTGTTGTTAAAGTCGCTGAAGAAATTTTAATGGCCGATGCTAAAGCCGAAAGAGCGTTAGATGAAAAAGCAAATGACATTCTTGATGAAAATATTGAAGATATGAACATAATGCAAGTTGATAAAAGAAGTATGTTTTGGATGATTAAAAGACGTCTTGCAGAAGATAGTAATTTTATACTAGATAAGGAGGAGAGGTATAATAGCCTCTCTCACGAGATATTAGAAACATCTTGGAAAAAAGACCTTATAGATTATAAGGTTTCTGAAAACAAGGCAAAAAATGTTATCTACTCATCAATAATAAGCTATTTAAAAAGCTATGAAGACATAGAGGATATCGTTGTAGAAAAACTAGATAAATTGGCAAAGAAACTAATTCCTGGAAGCGAGGATTACGATATGACATTTGAAAAATACTACGAGGAAGAGCTTAAAAAAAGAGGTATGTTTTAA
- a CDS encoding response regulator transcription factor yields MKNTKNLNILIIEDEKDIRESMAKAMEGFFNSIITAQHGDEGVKKFKKFNPDIVITDIAMPIMDGLEMTKIIKELSPQTPIIALSAFSDRDRLLKAIDVGIDKYVLKPIDMEELLSTIENIAKSKINTLNVVDLVNGYKFDQSKKVLIKDGLEISLTKKELSFLMLLINNEGNLVLHNNIKESVWGSESVSDAAVRTFIKRIRGKVGQDTIKNIPGLGYKVEIATKK; encoded by the coding sequence ATGAAAAACACTAAAAATTTAAACATTTTAATTATTGAAGATGAAAAAGATATTAGAGAATCTATGGCTAAAGCTATGGAGGGTTTTTTTAACAGTATTATAACTGCTCAACATGGAGACGAGGGTGTGAAAAAGTTTAAAAAATTTAACCCTGATATTGTAATTACAGACATTGCTATGCCTATAATGGATGGGCTTGAAATGACCAAGATAATAAAAGAGCTCTCGCCTCAAACTCCAATAATAGCACTAAGTGCGTTTAGTGATAGAGACAGACTTTTAAAAGCTATAGATGTTGGTATCGATAAGTATGTTTTAAAGCCGATAGATATGGAGGAGCTTTTATCTACTATAGAAAATATAGCCAAAAGTAAAATCAATACTTTAAATGTAGTGGATTTAGTCAATGGGTATAAATTTGATCAATCCAAAAAAGTATTGATTAAAGATGGGTTAGAAATTTCACTTACAAAAAAAGAGCTATCTTTTTTAATGCTTTTAATTAACAACGAGGGTAATCTTGTGCTTCATAATAATATAAAAGAGAGTGTTTGGGGTAGTGAATCGGTAAGCGATGCTGCTGTGCGAACTTTTATAAAAAGGATTAGGGGGAAAGTTGGTCAAGACACTATAAAAAATATCCCAGGGTTAGGCTATAAGGTTGAAATAGCCACTAAAAAATAA
- a CDS encoding c-type cytochrome: MDNKNIFIEIALTILFLAVLSPAILQATDENLKDNSFLKGKDIFLKECSACHGIDGKGLEGVARNLTIWGSEDGVIDTIANGSKGLKYTIKEMPSNMASDKNLQAVAAYMAKDISSIKTTSNENLIAQGKESWGICASCHGDDGKGMGEIAPDLTLYGNFEFVVDVLNRGKEGHIGDMPSFKETLSDEEKIVVGKYVISLSKDD, encoded by the coding sequence ATGGATAATAAAAATATTTTTATAGAAATAGCCTTAACTATATTATTTTTAGCTGTTTTATCTCCAGCTATTTTACAGGCCACAGATGAAAATTTGAAAGACAATAGTTTTTTAAAAGGTAAAGATATATTTTTAAAAGAATGCTCTGCCTGTCATGGCATTGATGGTAAAGGGCTAGAGGGCGTAGCTAGAAATCTTACTATATGGGGTTCTGAGGATGGTGTTATAGACACTATTGCAAATGGAAGCAAAGGGCTTAAGTATACTATAAAAGAGATGCCTTCTAATATGGCTAGTGATAAAAATTTACAAGCAGTTGCAGCATATATGGCTAAGGATATATCATCTATAAAAACTACAAGCAACGAAAACCTAATCGCTCAAGGTAAAGAAAGTTGGGGAATTTGTGCTTCTTGTCATGGTGATGATGGAAAAGGGATGGGTGAAATAGCTCCGGACTTAACCCTTTATGGAAATTTTGAGTTTGTTGTCGATGTCTTAAATAGAGGCAAAGAGGGTCACATAGGAGATATGCCATCATTCAAAGAAACTTTAAGTGATGAAGAGAAGATAGTGGTTGGAAAATATGTAATATCTCTATCAAAAGATGATTAG
- a CDS encoding PD-(D/E)XK nuclease family protein, producing MIKKELFVFTTTRKLKEYLNEQSNAVLPKTMIISEFFSRAIYSPKFDEVSKIDKLIIMQKAISKTKNLEQQLKISSNFFEFLKNHEYIFSFFKELAVTKKKIEDLKYSDIYASYDEHLEILEELLKNYKLELKDRKLYDDITIVDDYLINEEFIKSYDEINIFIDGVLTNFEIEILNLCKNFADINLVLNANYLTKKMLSSFVDIENSLEIANEYIFNLTNNSLSKVNNAEKNHNVPILVRGLSGNSMQCFYIFEKISTFIKDGINPKDIVVILPDESFSEILMDYDKNNMLNFAMGKKAENLLFYKLFNTIIKSILEEEEIELKDDYIKNEDQLTSVNIFLNECGVKSDFYRNFENNFYQKANFDQFKKIVFEILEYSKEHEISGAINEILFNIEIYLENESLNLREISEIFLLELKNSHIDYVGGGEVSVMGLLESRGLSFRGVIMPCFNDELVPKRSINEMFLNTTLRKRAGLISYEDRQNLQRFYYKDIINKAKKVAICYDDNEDKVPSRFLKEFKIIEDKEYSDKSYLNLFRSKRILKKGDLNLVFKHDFFEQPLSFSRLDQFLKCPRCYALKYILKIQPPKDVDSDMSAKDRGNILHKALELTYNNSNIFDYKIFEEMFMKISTNLSELEKQIMLNEFKKIEQELKKHEDKGYRLIKKEIELENIFEGVRIKGKIDRIDALNGEKFIIDYKSGSIRDKKSLQLPFYEALLGEENVKSAFFSLRDVKFVNSQSSLDDLKNVIDELKQISGKDFDFDVSYNCKYKDYDILCD from the coding sequence ATGATTAAAAAAGAACTTTTTGTATTTACTACTACAAGAAAACTAAAAGAATATTTAAATGAGCAAAGCAATGCTGTTTTGCCAAAAACTATGATAATATCGGAGTTTTTTAGTAGAGCCATATATTCACCAAAATTTGATGAGGTGTCAAAAATTGATAAACTCATTATCATGCAAAAAGCCATTTCAAAAACTAAAAATTTAGAGCAACAGCTAAAAATTTCATCAAATTTCTTTGAATTTTTAAAAAACCACGAGTATATTTTTTCTTTCTTTAAAGAGCTTGCTGTAACTAAAAAAAAGATAGAAGATCTTAAATACAGCGATATCTATGCTAGTTATGATGAGCATTTGGAAATTTTAGAAGAGCTTTTAAAGAACTATAAACTAGAGCTTAAAGATAGAAAACTTTATGATGATATAACTATAGTTGATGATTATTTAATAAATGAAGAGTTTATTAAAAGCTATGATGAGATAAATATATTTATAGATGGTGTTTTAACAAATTTTGAGATTGAGATATTAAATTTATGTAAGAATTTTGCAGATATTAATCTTGTTTTAAATGCCAACTATCTAACAAAAAAAATGCTTAGTAGTTTTGTGGATATAGAAAATAGTTTAGAAATTGCAAATGAGTATATTTTTAATCTAACAAATAACTCTTTAAGTAAGGTTAATAACGCAGAGAAAAACCATAATGTACCAATTTTAGTTAGAGGACTTAGTGGTAATTCCATGCAGTGTTTTTACATATTTGAGAAAATTTCAACATTTATAAAAGATGGAATTAACCCTAAAGATATTGTTGTAATTTTACCTGATGAGAGCTTTAGTGAAATTTTAATGGATTATGATAAAAACAATATGCTTAACTTTGCTATGGGTAAAAAGGCTGAAAATTTACTATTTTATAAACTCTTTAACACAATTATAAAATCAATCCTAGAAGAGGAAGAGATAGAATTAAAAGATGATTATATTAAAAATGAAGATCAGCTAACATCGGTAAATATATTTTTAAACGAGTGTGGCGTTAAAAGTGATTTTTATCGAAACTTTGAAAACAACTTCTACCAAAAAGCAAATTTTGATCAATTTAAAAAGATAGTTTTTGAAATTTTAGAGTATTCAAAAGAGCATGAGATAAGTGGTGCAATTAATGAAATACTATTTAATATAGAGATTTATTTAGAAAATGAGAGTCTAAATTTACGTGAAATTTCAGAGATTTTCCTTTTAGAGTTAAAAAATAGCCATATTGATTATGTAGGCGGTGGCGAAGTAAGTGTTATGGGGCTTTTAGAAAGCAGAGGTCTTAGCTTTAGGGGAGTAATCATGCCTTGTTTTAATGATGAGCTAGTTCCAAAACGCTCAATCAATGAGATGTTTTTAAACACAACACTTAGGAAAAGAGCTGGTTTAATTAGCTATGAAGATAGGCAAAATTTACAAAGATTTTATTATAAAGATATTATAAATAAAGCAAAAAAAGTTGCAATTTGCTACGATGACAATGAAGATAAAGTTCCATCAAGATTTTTAAAAGAGTTTAAAATAATTGAAGATAAAGAGTATAGCGATAAGAGTTATCTAAATCTCTTTAGATCAAAAAGAATTTTAAAAAAAGGCGATTTAAATTTAGTTTTTAAACATGATTTTTTTGAGCAACCACTATCTTTTAGTAGATTAGACCAATTTTTAAAATGCCCAAGATGTTATGCATTAAAATATATTTTAAAAATACAACCTCCAAAAGATGTAGATAGTGATATGAGTGCAAAAGATAGAGGAAATATCTTACATAAGGCACTTGAGTTAACATATAATAATTCAAATATTTTTGATTATAAAATCTTTGAAGAGATGTTTATGAAAATTTCTACAAATTTAAGTGAGCTTGAGAAGCAAATTATGTTAAATGAGTTTAAGAAAATTGAACAAGAGTTAAAAAAGCATGAAGACAAAGGTTATAGGCTTATTAAAAAAGAGATTGAGCTAGAAAATATCTTTGAGGGAGTTAGGATAAAAGGTAAAATAGATAGAATTGATGCGCTAAATGGAGAAAAGTTTATAATTGACTATAAAAGTGGAAGCATTAGAGATAAAAAATCATTGCAACTCCCTTTTTATGAGGCACTTCTTGGAGAGGAAAATGTAAAAAGTGCATTTTTTTCTTTAAGAGATGTTAAGTTTGTAAATAGCCAATCTAGCCTAGATGATTTAAAAAATGTTATAGATGAGTTAAAGCAAATTTCAGGCAAAGATTTTGATTTTGATGTAAGTTATAATTGTAAATATAAGGACTATGATATATTATGCGATTAG